Proteins encoded within one genomic window of Dyadobacter chenhuakuii:
- a CDS encoding winged helix-turn-helix transcriptional regulator — MYERKTMPNLNCGLDLIGEVLYGKWKIRLLWFIHQGFQRPSELQRKIPDASRRVLNVQLKELENHELVGKIIYPVVPPKVEYYLTDFGKSLIPVIGAIGEWGDQNDQRLRELIEKNIQS, encoded by the coding sequence ATGTACGAAAGAAAGACAATGCCCAACCTGAATTGCGGGCTCGACCTGATCGGTGAGGTGCTTTATGGCAAATGGAAAATACGGCTTTTGTGGTTCATTCACCAAGGTTTTCAACGCCCCAGCGAGCTGCAACGGAAAATCCCTGATGCATCCCGCCGGGTGTTGAATGTGCAGTTGAAAGAACTCGAAAATCATGAGCTGGTCGGGAAAATCATTTATCCCGTAGTCCCGCCAAAAGTCGAGTATTATCTTACTGATTTTGGTAAATCACTGATCCCCGTCATTGGCGCAATCGGCGAGTGGGGTGATCAAAATGACCAGCGTTTGCGTGAGCTTATCGAAAAGAACATTCAGTCTTAG
- a CDS encoding TlpA family protein disulfide reductase has product MLELDHVNSQTEAAFYHGNFVTGKTDADIKHNADLVLKYPKSIYLLNTLNVSKGDLDEKQLARLLSGFDKSLANSSVYKNIQNFLSYNNDTGSQFPADLKLKQPDQKIISSILNQDNKFKLVVFRASWCLPCRKEIPQIKSLQANYGNSLSIYSISIDKDEAHWQNALKEESMPWQQ; this is encoded by the coding sequence GTGTTAGAGTTAGATCATGTTAATTCGCAAACCGAAGCTGCATTTTACCATGGAAACTTTGTGACGGGAAAGACAGATGCCGATATTAAGCATAATGCTGATCTTGTTTTAAAATATCCAAAATCCATCTATTTGCTTAACACACTTAACGTGAGTAAAGGGGATTTAGACGAAAAGCAACTTGCAAGGTTATTATCTGGGTTTGACAAATCGCTAGCGAACTCGTCAGTATATAAAAATATACAAAATTTTCTATCGTATAATAACGATACCGGAAGCCAATTCCCGGCCGATCTAAAACTGAAACAGCCTGATCAAAAGATCATTTCTTCAATACTTAACCAGGATAATAAATTCAAATTAGTCGTATTCCGGGCGAGCTGGTGTTTACCCTGCCGAAAAGAAATTCCTCAGATAAAGTCATTACAAGCAAACTACGGCAACAGCCTTAGCATTTACAGCATTTCAATTGACAAAGATGAAGCACATTGGCAAAATGCTTTAAAAGAAGAAAGTATGCCTTGGCAACAGTAG
- a CDS encoding integrase core domain-containing protein gives MPQVREVVGHWINEYNTQRPHQELGFLTPDEFKQTG, from the coding sequence TTGCCACAGGTTCGAGAAGTGGTTGGCCACTGGATTAACGAATACAATACGCAAAGACCACATCAAGAACTTGGTTTTTTAACACCAGATGAGTTTAAACAAACGGGATAG
- a CDS encoding SDR family oxidoreductase, which produces MDFNFENELKDKIALVTGGSKGAGKAIADRLLQAGATVIITARNRPEEENNTLHFIAADLSKPEGTQKVVDEVIEKFGRLDILINNMGGSETPAGGFAVLSDEDWESSFQTNLLAPVRLDRGFLPGMINRHEGVIIHIASIQAKLPLYDSTLPYAAAKAALVNYSKSLSNEVAPKGVRVLTVSPGWIMTTASVRMMERIAESSGVTTEHAEKSVMDALGGIPFGRPAWPYEVAELVGFLVSTRATYLTGTEYVIDGGTIPTL; this is translated from the coding sequence ATGGACTTCAATTTTGAAAACGAACTAAAAGATAAAATTGCCCTGGTAACCGGCGGCAGCAAAGGAGCCGGAAAAGCAATCGCCGATCGTCTGTTACAAGCAGGTGCAACGGTGATCATTACAGCCAGAAACAGGCCGGAAGAAGAAAATAATACCCTGCATTTCATAGCAGCCGATTTAAGCAAACCGGAAGGAACGCAGAAAGTGGTGGACGAAGTCATTGAAAAATTCGGCCGACTGGACATTCTGATCAACAATATGGGAGGCTCGGAAACGCCTGCGGGTGGATTTGCGGTGCTTTCTGATGAAGACTGGGAATCCTCTTTTCAAACCAATCTGCTGGCGCCTGTGCGGCTGGATCGAGGATTTTTGCCAGGAATGATCAACCGGCACGAAGGCGTCATTATCCACATAGCATCCATTCAGGCGAAACTTCCTTTGTACGACTCCACATTGCCTTATGCGGCAGCAAAAGCCGCTTTGGTCAATTACAGCAAAAGTTTGTCTAATGAAGTAGCACCGAAAGGTGTGCGCGTGCTGACCGTTTCGCCCGGCTGGATTATGACCACGGCTTCGGTCAGAATGATGGAGCGGATCGCCGAAAGTTCGGGCGTAACCACCGAGCACGCTGAGAAAAGCGTCATGGACGCATTAGGAGGCATTCCGTTTGGCAGACCGGCGTGGCCATATGAAGTTGCCGAACTGGTCGGCTTCCTGGTTTCTACGAGAGCCACTTACCTTACAGGCACCGAATATGTGATCGATGGCGGCACCATTCCCACATTATAA
- a CDS encoding alpha/beta fold hydrolase — protein sequence MKTIALTIAFLFTFIQSQSLFAQIRKPASLGREEYIEVEKNVKLHVIDLGEGQPVVLIHGWPLNNDMYEYQYQYLVEKGFRVIGISLRGFGKSDRPYGKYDFDTFSDDIKVVLEKLKIQNATLGGFSMGSAVVLHYVTKYNGAHINKLAVFGATGPSWKHREGHPYGITEQGATDLIQQTKTNREQLVAGFGKAFEGQEGGLTPESIKWLESINLNASPYATTQAISALGDLDLRPVLGKIKMPVAIFHGVNDKLCNYAQAEQLNKAIKGSYIVKFEKGGHGLFLEEMDKFNFELEKFARN from the coding sequence ATGAAAACCATTGCCTTGACTATCGCATTCCTTTTCACTTTTATCCAAAGCCAATCTCTATTTGCACAAATACGCAAGCCCGCCTCACTGGGAAGAGAAGAATACATTGAAGTGGAGAAAAATGTAAAACTCCACGTGATTGACCTCGGCGAAGGCCAGCCCGTCGTGCTCATTCACGGATGGCCGTTGAACAATGACATGTACGAATATCAATACCAATATTTGGTTGAAAAAGGGTTCAGGGTGATCGGGATTTCACTCCGCGGCTTCGGAAAATCGGACAGACCTTACGGAAAATATGACTTCGATACTTTCTCCGACGACATTAAAGTAGTTTTGGAAAAACTGAAAATCCAGAACGCAACCTTAGGCGGATTTTCAATGGGCAGTGCCGTGGTACTTCACTACGTAACCAAATATAATGGTGCCCATATCAATAAGTTAGCCGTATTCGGTGCAACTGGTCCATCATGGAAACATCGTGAAGGCCATCCTTACGGCATCACTGAGCAGGGCGCAACGGATTTGATCCAACAGACTAAAACGAACCGCGAACAATTGGTGGCAGGCTTTGGAAAAGCATTTGAAGGACAAGAAGGCGGACTTACGCCGGAATCCATCAAATGGTTGGAAAGCATCAACTTAAATGCATCCCCTTACGCAACTACGCAGGCTATCAGCGCATTGGGTGACCTGGATCTTCGTCCGGTGCTTGGAAAAATCAAAATGCCGGTTGCGATATTCCACGGTGTGAATGACAAATTGTGTAACTATGCTCAGGCTGAACAGCTTAACAAAGCCATCAAAGGTTCTTACATCGTAAAATTTGAAAAAGGCGGACACGGATTGTTCTTGGAAGAAATGGATAAATTCAACTTTGAGCTTGAAAAATTCGCTAGAAACTGA
- a CDS encoding nuclear transport factor 2 family protein, which translates to MKLPENIQGFIKAQNNQDSTAFANYFTEHATVSDEGSSYSGREEIEGWIEEATEKYNMQLTPIDFSQTGSKGKLTLEVSGTFPGSPLVMNYHLELDGSSISSLKITD; encoded by the coding sequence ATGAAACTTCCAGAAAACATCCAAGGCTTTATCAAAGCACAAAACAACCAAGACAGCACAGCATTTGCCAATTACTTCACAGAACACGCAACCGTTTCCGACGAAGGTTCGTCCTATTCGGGTAGGGAGGAAATTGAAGGGTGGATCGAGGAAGCGACAGAGAAGTATAATATGCAGCTGACACCCATTGATTTTAGTCAAACCGGCTCAAAAGGGAAACTGACTCTGGAAGTAAGCGGCACATTTCCGGGTAGTCCACTTGTGATGAATTACCATCTTGAATTGGATGGTTCTTCTATTAGTTCGTTGAAGATTACAGATTAA